The window ATATGTTCGCGCCCTCGGTCATAGGGGATCGCGACCTTCACGGCATGACGCTCGCCCTTGCCGCTGCGATAGAGCGCGACAAAGTCCGGCAACGTGTTGCGTGCCTGCTCGATCGCGCGGTTCATCTCGCGGTCGGAGGAGCGGAAATCGACAACCTGAGCCGCTGCGGGCGAGGCCATGAGCGCAGCGCCCAAAAGCCCAAGGCCACCGAATACCACCCGCCTCTGCCGTTGAAGCTGCATCTCGACACTCCCGTCTCTGCGCGATCGCCCGCTCCGATCACCTCATCAACGAGCCAATCGATCGAACGGTTGCCTTGGTCGCATCAGAGGCGGATTCCTCGCGCGATGAACGCGCGTCAGCCCTGCTGCTCGGGTTGACCGACGCGCTCACCGCGGCCGAAGAGATGTTGAGCGATAAGTTGGCGGCGCCTGAGCGCTCTCCAGCTTCGTCAATCGGTCATTTGGCGGGTTTCAGCGCCGAATCCCAATGCTCGACGATCTTGCCGTCTTTGACGCGGAAGAGGTCGAACCAATAGCTGTCATAGGTCTTGGTCGCGTCGGCCGGTTCGGGGCGCGGGCGGCGCATCATCAGCTGGACGAGATCACCTTCAGCCAGAACGGCGGCGAACTGCGTCTCGACCACGCTCCCAGCCAGCTTCGGCGCCGGCCACAGCTTGGAAAAATAGTCGGTGAACCCCTTCAGTCCGCTCGCGACATTGGGATTGTGCTGGATATAGTCCTCAGACAGGTAGTCCTTGGCCTTGGCCCAGTCCTGCGCGTCGAAGACGTTGCGCCAGAACCCCAGCACGAGCGCCTTATTCGCCGCCGTATCCGCAGTTGCAGCCGGCTGCGCGGCGGCTGGCGTGACGAATGCGACCGCAAGCGCCATGAGGGCGATGCGGCTCCAGCGGGCGAGCGATACGAGCATTGGCGATCCATCCTTACGCAGACAGCAGATCAGATCGCTTAGCGGAGCCCGGACGAACCGGGCGTTCACAAGCTGGCGAGCGTCAGCCCTGCTGCTCAGGCTGTCCCGGCTTCACAATCCGGCTCAGCCGATTGTCGGTGAACATGTAGATCTCGCGATTGGCCGGCTCGGAATAGAGCACCTGCACCTCGCGCTGGCCCTTGCCGTTGTCGCCGATCAGCACGTCCGTCGGCCGCTTGGCCTTGAGCCTGACAAGCTCGCATTCAGTGATTCCGACAGCGATCTCCTTCGGCAGGGGCCGCGTCGCCGGATCGAGCGAGACATCGGCGCTGCATTCGCCCTCCGGCGTCAGCAACGCCTCCTGCGTCGAGACCCGCGCCGAGGCACTGCTGCTGCGGGTGCCGCGCTCATCGGATACGAAGGAAAATCCGCCCATATCGACGGAACAGCCGGCCAGAGCAGCCGCCAGGGCCAGGGCAACAGGAACTTTCACGCTTTTTTCTCCCAGCGGCCGGTCTCGTCCTGCTGCCAATAGGTGGCGGCGACGCCGAGCGTCCGCAGTTTTTTCCAATCTTCGCGTGCCGAGGCGAGCGCATCGGGATCGTCGCCATCGAACATCAGGATGACGCGCTCGTAAGCGTCCAATGCGTCCGGAATGCGAACGCCGTCAACACAGAAGCGAACTTGGGCGCCGTTCGGGTTGTCGCTGGCCGTGGTGAGCACGATCGGATTGGCGGCGGCGTCCGGCTCGGATGCCGCCGCATGCGGCAGGAAGGATTCGTCCGCATAGGTCCAGAGCTTATCGTCGAGCGCGGCCAGGCGCTCGCGGCTCGACACCTCCACCACCGCCTTCCAACCCCGGGCGAGCGAGCGCTCAAGCAGGGTCGGAAGGACCTGCTCGAGCGGACGTCCCTGCAGATGGTAGAACAGGACTTCGGCCATTATGCAGTCAGCACAATCCTTTGCGAGCCTCGGCTCAGAGTTCGAATCAGCTCTCGTAGTGATCCGTCACCAGCCGGTCGAGCAGGCGCACGCCCCAGCCGGAACCCCAGGACCGATTGGTCTCGCTGTTCGGCGAGCCCATGCCGGTACCGGCGATGTCGAGATGCGCCCATGGCGTGTCGTTGACATGCCGCTGCAGGAACTGCGCGGCGGTGATCGAGCCGCCATGGCGGCCGGCCGAGTTCTTCATGTCGGCGAACTTGGAATCGATCATCTTGTCGTAGGCCGCGCCGAGCGGCATGCGCCACACCGTCTCGCCGGTCGCCTTTCCGGCGGCTGCGAGCCGTTCCGCCAGCTCGTCGCTGTTGGAAAACAGCCCGGCATTCTCCTGCGCCAGCGCGACCAGGATCGCGCCGGTCAAGGTCGCCAGATTGACCATGAAAACCGGCTTGAAGCGGTCCTGCGTGTACCAGAGCACATCGGCGAGGACGAGCCGGCCTTCGGCGTCGGTATTGATGATCTCGATGGTCTGGCCCGATAGCGAGGTGACGATGTCGCCCGGCCGCTGGGCCTTGCCGTCCGGCATGTTCTCGACCAGGCCGATCACGCCGACGGCGTTGACCTTCGCCTTGCGGGCGGCAAGCGCCTGCATCAGGCCGGTGACACAGGCAGCGCCAGCCATGTCACCCTTCATGTCCTCCATGCCGCCGGCCGGCTTGATCGAGATGCCGCCGGTGTCGAAGGTCACACCCTTGCCGACGAAGGCGACCGGCTTGTCGCCCTTGGCGCCGCCGTTCCAGCGCATCACCACGACGCGGCTCTCGCGGTGCGAACCCTGGCCGACGCCGAGCAGCGCCCGCATGCCGATCTTCTTCAGCTCCTTCTCGTCGAGGATCTCGACCTCGACACCAAGCTTCTCGAGCTTGCCGGCCCGTTCGGCGAACTCTTCGGGGAAGAGCACGTTCGGCGGCTCGTTCACGAGATCGCGAGCAAGCTCGACGCCATTGGCGATGGCTTCGCGCGCCTTCAGCGCCTTCTTGACCGCGGCCGGGTCGGCGACGCGCAGGGTCACGGCCTTGGGCTCGGACTGGTCCTTGTCCCGGCTCTTGGTCTTGTAGCGATCGAAGACGTAGCTCCTCAGTCGCAGGCCGAGCGCGATTTCGGCGACCTCATCGGCGGAGAGTTCGCCCTCGGGCAGTGCCGTAACGATGTCGGCGCTGCGGCCGTGGCCGAGCCGGCCGGCGATGGCCCCGCCGAGCGCGGCGAAATCGAGCTTGTCCCGATCGGCCGCCGGGCCAGTTCCAACCAGAATCAGGCGCTCGTAGCCGGCACCGTCCGGCGCGAGCAGCGTCGATCCGGAGAGCGCCTTGCCCTTGAAGCGCTCGGCTGCGGCCGCGCGCGCGATCAGGGCATGGGCGCCCGCACCGATCCAATCCTCTGCCGCCTTGGGCGGCGCCAGCCTGTCCGAGACGAGGATGACGAGATCCCCTCCAGCAATGGCGTTCAGGGCTTTGACCTCAAGCTTCAGGCGCTGCGACATCGAAGGCTCACGGGTTGCGGGAGAAGGGTTGGCGGACGGAGCCGACCGAGGTCGGGGCTCGCAAAGGCCACAAACGATTCCCGTTTGCGCCATGATCGAAGCTATACCATAGGGAGTTCGAGGCGAGCCGTCCAAGGGGAGCGCCTTCACTAAAACACCGTCGGCCCCAGGATCGTCACCGCGTGCGTTTCGGACTTCTCGACCGCTATATCCTGAAGATCGCCGCCGGTGCGGCGGTGATTCTGCTCGTCGGTCTCACAAGCGTGATCTGGGTCACGCAGGCGCTGCGCGAGGTCGACCTCATCACCGGCAAGGGCCAGACGCTGGTGATCTTCTTCACCGTGACCCTGCTCTCGCTGCCGGCGCTGATCGCAGGCATCGCGCCGGTCGCCTTGTTCATGGCGACGCTCTACACGCTCAACAAGCTCAACAGCGATTCCGAGCTGATCGTGATGAACGCTGCGGGTGTGCCCCCGCGCCGGCTGACGCGACCCTTCATCGTGCTGACCCTGATAACCTCCGCGCTGGTCGGCTGGATGTCGCTCGGGGTGATGCCGGCGGGCTTCCGGGCGCTACGCGACCTCATTACGCTGATCCGCGCCGACTTCGTCGCCAACGTGATCAAGGAAGGCCAGTTCGTCTCGCTCGATTCCGGCGTCACCTTCCACTATCGCGAGAAGCAGGGGCAGGCTCTGCTCGGCATCTTCATGCAGGACCGGCGCGACCCCAACCAGCCCGCAGTCTACATCGCCGAGCGAGGCCAATCGGCCGAGGCCGATGGCAATAGCTTCCTGATGCTGGAGAAGGGCACGATCCAGCGCGAGAGCCGCAACCAGAACTCAAGCTCGATCATCTCGTTCGAGCGTTATGCACTCAATCTCTCCGCGCTGACGGGCGATTCCGACGGCCCCGCCGGCGGCAGCGGTGACGGCGACAAGGTCATCTACAAGCCGCGCGAGCGCACCACCTGGGCGCTGCTGATGCAGAATCCGAACGAGCCCTATTACAAGATCCAGGAGGGCCGCTTCCGGGCCGAATTGCACAACCGCCTCTCGGCGCCGCTTTACCCGATCGCCTTCATGCTGGTCGCCTTCGCCATCCTCGGCGAGGCGCGCACCACCCGCCAGGGCCGCGCCGCCGCGATCCAGATCGCCATCCTTCTGGTCGGCGCCATCAGGATCGGCGCCTATGCCGCCTGGACCGCCAGCGTGCGCTCGCCCCTCGCGGCCGCCCTGCTCTACATCCTGCCGATCGGAACGATCCTCCTGTCCGCTTTCGCCATCGGCTTCGGCTCACGAACGCGTGTTCTCATCGACCAGCTGACGGAGCCGCTGATCGCGCCCTTCATTGCCCTCGCAGCACGTTTCCGGCGCGCCTGATGCTGCTGTTCCAGACCTTCGGCCGCTATCTGACGCAGCGCTTCCTGCGCGCGATCCTGAGCGTGTTCGGCACCTTCTTCTTCCTGATCGCGACGCTCGACTTCGTCGAGCTGATGCGGCGCGCCGGCGATTCCCCAACCGCGACGACGCCGAGCATCATCCAGCTCGCGCTCTACCGCGCGCCCTCGGTCGCCGAGCAGATATTCCCATTTGCGGTGCTGTTCGGCGGCATGTTCGCCCTGCTCAACCTCAGCCGGAAGCTGGAGCTGGTCGTCGCCCGCTCGGTCGGCATCTCCGCCTGGCAGTTCCTGCAGCCGGCGGCGCTGGTCGCAGGCGCGGTCGGCCTCGTCTCGATCGGAATCTACAACCCGGTCGCCGCCGAACTGAAGCAGCGCGCGACCGCGCTCGAGGC is drawn from Bosea sp. Tri-49 and contains these coding sequences:
- a CDS encoding nuclear transport factor 2 family protein; the protein is MLVSLARWSRIALMALAVAFVTPAAAQPAATADTAANKALVLGFWRNVFDAQDWAKAKDYLSEDYIQHNPNVASGLKGFTDYFSKLWPAPKLAGSVVETQFAAVLAEGDLVQLMMRRPRPEPADATKTYDSYWFDLFRVKDGKIVEHWDSALKPAK
- a CDS encoding DNA polymerase III subunit chi gives rise to the protein MAEVLFYHLQGRPLEQVLPTLLERSLARGWKAVVEVSSRERLAALDDKLWTYADESFLPHAAASEPDAAANPIVLTTASDNPNGAQVRFCVDGVRIPDALDAYERVILMFDGDDPDALASAREDWKKLRTLGVAATYWQQDETGRWEKKA
- a CDS encoding leucyl aminopeptidase — encoded protein: MSQRLKLEVKALNAIAGGDLVILVSDRLAPPKAAEDWIGAGAHALIARAAAAERFKGKALSGSTLLAPDGAGYERLILVGTGPAADRDKLDFAALGGAIAGRLGHGRSADIVTALPEGELSADEVAEIALGLRLRSYVFDRYKTKSRDKDQSEPKAVTLRVADPAAVKKALKAREAIANGVELARDLVNEPPNVLFPEEFAERAGKLEKLGVEVEILDEKELKKIGMRALLGVGQGSHRESRVVVMRWNGGAKGDKPVAFVGKGVTFDTGGISIKPAGGMEDMKGDMAGAACVTGLMQALAARKAKVNAVGVIGLVENMPDGKAQRPGDIVTSLSGQTIEIINTDAEGRLVLADVLWYTQDRFKPVFMVNLATLTGAILVALAQENAGLFSNSDELAERLAAAGKATGETVWRMPLGAAYDKMIDSKFADMKNSAGRHGGSITAAQFLQRHVNDTPWAHLDIAGTGMGSPNSETNRSWGSGWGVRLLDRLVTDHYES
- the lptF gene encoding LPS export ABC transporter permease LptF — its product is MRFGLLDRYILKIAAGAAVILLVGLTSVIWVTQALREVDLITGKGQTLVIFFTVTLLSLPALIAGIAPVALFMATLYTLNKLNSDSELIVMNAAGVPPRRLTRPFIVLTLITSALVGWMSLGVMPAGFRALRDLITLIRADFVANVIKEGQFVSLDSGVTFHYREKQGQALLGIFMQDRRDPNQPAVYIAERGQSAEADGNSFLMLEKGTIQRESRNQNSSSIISFERYALNLSALTGDSDGPAGGSGDGDKVIYKPRERTTWALLMQNPNEPYYKIQEGRFRAELHNRLSAPLYPIAFMLVAFAILGEARTTRQGRAAAIQIAILLVGAIRIGAYAAWTASVRSPLAAALLYILPIGTILLSAFAIGFGSRTRVLIDQLTEPLIAPFIALAARFRRA